In Brevibacterium zhoupengii, the following are encoded in one genomic region:
- a CDS encoding WhiB family transcriptional regulator encodes MQAWLVLQGHFVGQQTPCRDRSEWTSRSKADKATAIRLCGDCPAKAACHEYAETAGERGAVWGGVAR; translated from the coding sequence ATGCAGGCGTGGTTAGTCCTTCAAGGTCACTTTGTCGGCCAGCAAACACCATGCCGGGACCGCAGTGAATGGACTAGCCGCAGCAAAGCCGACAAAGCCACAGCCATTCGACTCTGTGGCGACTGCCCAGCCAAAGCCGCCTGCCATGAGTACGCCGAAACAGCCGGTGAACGCGGAGCCGTGTGGGGAGGGGTTGCAAGATGA
- a CDS encoding phage major capsid protein encodes MAGFTTNSDKAWSPDITSFAPVEAVKNALILEHTTNLGSIEGDEPAVRVAYVDDASATFFAEGATISESDPGLAEVLVHTGKIAQLIRLSREQYVTGNTATEMSASVSRAITRKADEAFLAQVAPTSPAVTPPAGVLNVTGIEAGGEVTGSLDALIDLVAALEANGGVPTGIIIDPVGWANLMKLKTATGANTGLLGAGTNDAQRMLLDLPVTVSAAMSANTGLVIDKSAIVSALGTVNVATSDQIYFNSDSIGVRATWRIGHNIVKPDRIGSFTIDDGVA; translated from the coding sequence ATGGCAGGTTTCACAACCAATTCAGACAAAGCCTGGTCCCCAGATATTACGAGCTTCGCACCCGTCGAAGCCGTGAAGAATGCTCTCATCCTTGAGCACACCACGAACCTCGGAAGCATTGAGGGTGACGAACCAGCAGTGCGCGTCGCCTATGTTGACGATGCCAGTGCAACGTTCTTCGCCGAAGGTGCAACCATCAGCGAATCCGATCCCGGCCTTGCTGAGGTCCTGGTGCACACAGGGAAGATCGCGCAGCTCATCCGCCTCTCACGCGAACAGTACGTCACCGGCAACACTGCCACCGAAATGTCGGCCAGTGTCTCCCGTGCCATCACACGCAAGGCAGATGAAGCGTTCCTCGCACAGGTAGCCCCCACCAGCCCAGCAGTCACCCCTCCCGCTGGTGTTCTCAACGTCACCGGCATTGAGGCCGGGGGTGAGGTCACAGGCTCCCTGGATGCCCTCATTGACCTGGTAGCCGCCCTGGAAGCCAACGGTGGTGTACCCACCGGCATCATCATTGACCCTGTGGGCTGGGCTAACCTCATGAAGCTGAAGACCGCTACCGGGGCGAACACAGGACTGCTCGGTGCAGGCACCAACGACGCGCAGCGCATGCTACTCGACCTGCCTGTCACAGTGTCGGCTGCAATGAGCGCGAACACAGGACTCGTCATCGATAAGTCTGCAATCGTTTCAGCTCTCGGAACAGTGAACGTTGCAACATCAGATCAGATCTACTTCAACTCTGACTCGATTGGTGTGCGTGCAACATGGCGCATTGGTCACAACATTGTGAAGCCTGATCGTATTGGTTCGTTCACCATTGACGATGGTGTCGCCTAA
- a CDS encoding DoxX family protein: MTGILGLAGIAHFLKPETFDSIVPPRLGNPRFWTYASGAAELGCATMLAVPATRRLGGSASAALMVGVFPANIYTVKKHWHSPRGRAIALARLPLQVPLVWMSWTIALGPAEASD; the protein is encoded by the coding sequence ATGACCGGGATTCTGGGTCTCGCAGGCATCGCACACTTCCTCAAGCCCGAGACCTTCGACTCGATCGTTCCGCCCCGTCTGGGCAATCCCCGTTTCTGGACCTATGCCAGTGGTGCTGCCGAACTCGGCTGCGCCACGATGCTCGCTGTGCCTGCCACACGTCGGCTGGGCGGCTCGGCCTCTGCCGCGCTCATGGTCGGTGTCTTTCCGGCCAACATCTACACCGTGAAGAAGCACTGGCACAGTCCTCGAGGACGTGCGATCGCTCTGGCTCGTCTGCCGCTGCAGGTACCGCTCGTGTGGATGTCCTGGACCATTGCCCTCGGTCCGGCCGAAGCCTCAGACTGA
- the helR gene encoding RNA polymerase recycling motor ATPase HelR has product MPSTVFNLPSRLSAKNTSKHIAADDAHFARISAEIDSELATVESRLADLRRSPGGSGESALDRDVAIHRLSSELNLLQRFAVDICLGRMVFADSGEVVYIGRMGLRDESGHNLLIDWRAPMAEPFFAATLAEPMGLSTRRRYRWSNGLITDYWDEGFTSASVDESTALDDQSAFIASLGSSRSDKMHDVLSTIQADQDSIIRAPADSPLVVDGGPGTGKTVVALHRAAYLLYSVPGIASSGGLLFVGPNPAYLSYVDDVLPRLGEDGVRLCTLDDLVPETAVTDDDERSARLKGKLNPGAVIDRAVSIYEEAPTTALTIDTTWGELSVTPGDWATAFTTHGGDVDHNTARDLVWNELLDILTDIVVEADEEAEPEQVRGFIAQDPDLREVLTNAWPILDPLDIAGDLWSVPAYLGLVAPDLRDEDVTWLQRSGARDWTKADIPFLDAARRRIGDPVDLRRRRRAEAEAAAEQDRMADVVADLVAADDSELMQMQMLKGEDLRGALDNPSARETLAPDLLAGPYGHIIVDEAQELTDAQWHMLLDRCPSKSFTIVGDPAQARHGFLQTWDERLSHLGLNVEEVHLSINYRTPAEVMSRAEPVIREVIPHANVPHSVRQSGVPVRHIRADEVLSLVGAWLDSHSQGVVCVITMEPDAWNVIQAERVSVMRPAEVKGLEFDLVIVVDPPCFGTGVQGGVDRYVSMTRATAELVTAAHQISV; this is encoded by the coding sequence GTGCCCTCCACCGTCTTCAATTTGCCCTCCCGACTCTCTGCCAAGAACACGTCGAAACACATCGCCGCCGATGACGCCCATTTCGCTCGCATCTCCGCGGAAATCGACAGCGAACTGGCCACTGTCGAATCTCGACTCGCCGACCTCCGTCGCTCCCCCGGAGGTTCTGGCGAATCCGCACTGGACCGCGATGTTGCCATCCATCGTCTGTCGTCCGAACTGAATCTGCTGCAGCGTTTCGCCGTCGACATATGCCTGGGACGGATGGTGTTCGCCGACTCCGGTGAGGTCGTCTACATCGGTCGAATGGGATTGCGCGATGAAAGCGGGCACAACCTGCTCATCGATTGGCGGGCGCCGATGGCCGAGCCGTTCTTCGCGGCCACGCTCGCCGAGCCGATGGGGCTGTCAACACGGCGTCGCTATCGCTGGTCGAACGGCCTGATCACAGACTATTGGGACGAAGGATTCACCTCGGCGAGCGTCGATGAGAGCACTGCCCTCGACGATCAGTCAGCGTTCATCGCTTCTCTGGGGTCCAGCCGATCGGACAAGATGCACGATGTCCTCTCCACCATCCAGGCCGATCAGGACTCGATCATCCGTGCCCCGGCCGACTCGCCGCTGGTCGTCGACGGAGGGCCGGGAACCGGAAAGACGGTAGTCGCCCTACACCGTGCCGCCTACCTCCTCTACTCCGTTCCTGGCATCGCCAGCAGTGGCGGCCTGCTCTTCGTCGGTCCCAATCCCGCGTATCTGTCATATGTCGACGATGTGCTGCCACGCCTCGGCGAGGACGGTGTGCGCCTGTGCACTCTGGACGACCTTGTGCCTGAGACCGCTGTGACCGATGACGACGAGCGCAGCGCTCGGCTCAAAGGGAAACTGAATCCCGGTGCGGTCATCGACCGTGCCGTGAGCATCTACGAGGAAGCCCCCACCACCGCACTGACGATCGACACGACGTGGGGCGAGCTGTCGGTCACTCCAGGCGATTGGGCAACGGCATTCACAACGCACGGCGGCGACGTCGACCACAACACGGCGCGTGATCTGGTCTGGAACGAACTGCTGGATATTCTCACCGACATCGTCGTCGAAGCCGATGAGGAGGCCGAACCTGAACAGGTCCGTGGATTCATCGCACAGGATCCCGATCTGCGAGAGGTCCTGACCAACGCTTGGCCCATCCTCGATCCCCTGGACATCGCGGGTGATCTATGGAGCGTGCCTGCCTACCTGGGTCTGGTCGCACCCGACCTCAGAGACGAAGATGTGACGTGGCTGCAGCGATCCGGAGCCAGGGACTGGACGAAGGCGGACATTCCATTCCTCGACGCAGCCAGGCGTCGAATCGGTGACCCTGTTGACCTGAGACGGCGACGACGTGCCGAGGCGGAGGCGGCAGCTGAGCAAGATCGCATGGCCGATGTCGTTGCGGATCTCGTTGCCGCTGACGACAGTGAGTTGATGCAGATGCAGATGCTCAAGGGCGAGGACCTGCGAGGCGCGCTGGACAATCCTTCGGCTCGGGAGACTCTCGCCCCTGACCTTCTCGCGGGTCCCTACGGGCACATCATCGTCGACGAAGCGCAGGAACTCACCGATGCACAGTGGCACATGCTCCTTGACCGGTGTCCGTCCAAGAGCTTCACCATCGTCGGTGACCCGGCACAGGCACGTCATGGCTTCCTCCAGACCTGGGACGAGCGGTTGAGTCACCTCGGTCTGAACGTCGAGGAGGTTCACCTCAGCATCAACTACCGCACCCCCGCCGAGGTGATGAGTCGAGCAGAACCAGTGATCCGTGAGGTCATCCCTCACGCCAATGTGCCACATTCGGTTCGCCAGTCAGGTGTCCCAGTCCGTCACATCCGCGCAGACGAGGTACTGTCTCTGGTCGGTGCCTGGTTGGACTCGCACAGCCAGGGGGTCGTCTGTGTCATCACGATGGAACCGGACGCGTGGAACGTCATCCAAGCTGAACGAGTCTCTGTGATGCGGCCGGCTGAGGTCAAGGGACTGGAATTCGATCTGGTCATCGTCGTAGACCCTCCTTGCTTCGGCACCGGTGTGCAGGGTGGGGTGGACCGCTATGTGTCGATGACACGGGCAACCGCAGAATTGGTCACCGCTGCCCACCAGATCTCAGTCTGA
- a CDS encoding GH1 family beta-glucosidase — MAGTPEFAPLVLQTLSGLRFSTATSAFQIEGARTLDGRGRSIWDEFVDEPGNVIDSSTADPGPDSYHRSSEDAALLTGLGVDRYRFSISWVRIIADGMAGAKPNAAGLDYYDRVVDELLAAGVTPEPTLYHWDLPTALEAEGGWLNRDTVHRFGDYVDAVADRLGDRVRRWYTINEPASTSLQGYALGELAPGRSMLFDALPTVHHQLLAHGTATTILREYGAQQVAPAINHSLILPETDSGADHEAAATLDLIYNRLFADPLLLGEYPDLDALGAQMPIRDGDMELISKPCDVYGFNYYNPTTVRGVDDGPLPFEMVPTSGAATTGFGPLWPIRPDTLRDFLIDMRARYGAKLPPIVISENGASFPEPEVCTEPIRDDERIAYLHDHLEAVVEAIVAGVPIDGYTVWSLLDNFEWAHGYTQRFGLVHVNMETGQRTPKASYGWYRDLISSVRA, encoded by the coding sequence ATGGCAGGGACTCCGGAATTCGCTCCACTGGTATTGCAGACATTGAGCGGTCTGCGCTTCTCAACAGCCACATCCGCATTTCAAATCGAGGGCGCACGAACACTGGATGGCCGAGGGCGGTCCATCTGGGATGAGTTCGTTGACGAGCCCGGCAATGTCATCGACTCCAGCACTGCTGACCCGGGACCCGACAGCTATCACCGCAGTTCCGAGGACGCAGCGCTGCTGACAGGCCTTGGCGTTGACCGATACCGGTTCTCGATCTCCTGGGTCCGAATCATCGCCGACGGTATGGCCGGGGCGAAGCCCAATGCAGCCGGCCTGGACTATTACGATCGCGTCGTCGACGAACTTCTGGCTGCCGGGGTCACACCGGAACCCACTCTCTACCATTGGGACCTTCCCACCGCCCTTGAAGCGGAGGGCGGCTGGTTGAACAGGGACACTGTTCATCGGTTCGGCGACTACGTCGATGCCGTGGCGGACCGCCTCGGCGATCGTGTCCGCCGTTGGTACACGATCAACGAACCAGCCTCGACCTCGCTTCAGGGGTATGCACTCGGAGAGCTGGCGCCGGGACGCTCGATGCTCTTCGACGCGCTGCCGACGGTCCATCACCAACTCCTGGCTCACGGGACGGCCACGACGATTCTGCGTGAGTACGGCGCCCAGCAGGTGGCACCGGCAATCAACCACAGCCTCATCCTTCCCGAAACGGATTCCGGGGCAGACCACGAAGCGGCGGCGACCCTCGATCTCATCTACAACCGTCTCTTCGCCGATCCGCTGCTGCTGGGTGAGTATCCGGATCTTGATGCACTCGGTGCCCAGATGCCGATCCGCGACGGGGACATGGAGCTCATCTCGAAACCCTGCGATGTGTACGGGTTCAACTACTACAACCCGACCACGGTGCGCGGAGTCGACGACGGGCCACTGCCCTTCGAGATGGTTCCCACCTCGGGTGCTGCGACCACCGGATTCGGGCCGCTGTGGCCGATCCGACCGGACACGCTCAGAGATTTCCTCATCGATATGCGCGCACGCTATGGGGCCAAGCTCCCACCCATCGTGATCTCTGAAAACGGTGCGTCCTTTCCCGAACCCGAAGTGTGCACCGAACCGATCCGCGACGACGAGCGCATCGCTTACCTCCATGACCATCTCGAGGCTGTCGTCGAGGCGATCGTGGCCGGTGTTCCCATCGACGGCTATACCGTGTGGTCGCTGTTGGACAACTTCGAATGGGCGCACGGATACACCCAGCGCTTCGGGTTGGTCCACGTGAATATGGAAACCGGGCAGCGGACGCCGAAGGCCTCCTACGGGTGGTACCGGGATCTCATCTCTTCGGTTCGGGCATGA
- a CDS encoding MFS transporter — MSAKPPGEDIRSGKKVGPLWMVWFTLAWLAIWTVQLTPIQLLLPLQLDTQSGHWLHGVVWSGVVLSAGGLAGIVAAPIAGTLSDRTRSRLGRRRPWAIGGSLGAAAGLLLTGWAQGPLFVGAAWVVVSVSVAIASAALTALIADQLDSQRGSASAAASSAQAVGIVVGVGAVVLLGLGLGASYALLAAIITVVGVGTAFLLPDPAPDHPRILALHEGREPISRARISSLLDHNFKWLLVSRFVVNVGNAFGTSLLLFFLIYGIGVPADSAEDKLLVLIVIYTIFVVISSIVLGTISDRSGNRRFWTITSALVQACSGVIILVSPEFLTTAIAAAVMGTGYGAYMAVSLAFATDLLLDPDDHARDLSMVNNSAALGQLVGPLLGAGLVALVGGFWLLFAAAACVSILGAVMTLTVRPKTLPVR; from the coding sequence ATGAGCGCGAAGCCGCCAGGGGAGGACATCCGGTCGGGGAAGAAGGTCGGGCCGCTGTGGATGGTGTGGTTCACTCTGGCCTGGCTGGCCATCTGGACGGTCCAGCTGACTCCTATCCAGCTGCTGCTTCCCCTGCAGCTCGACACGCAAAGCGGGCACTGGCTCCATGGAGTCGTCTGGTCCGGAGTCGTGCTCTCCGCAGGCGGACTCGCCGGCATCGTCGCGGCCCCGATCGCAGGGACTCTCTCCGACCGCACACGCTCGCGTCTCGGACGCCGCCGCCCCTGGGCCATCGGCGGATCGCTGGGGGCCGCCGCCGGTCTCCTGCTCACCGGCTGGGCGCAGGGACCGCTGTTCGTCGGAGCCGCCTGGGTCGTCGTCTCCGTTTCGGTAGCCATCGCCTCGGCGGCGCTGACGGCCCTCATCGCCGACCAACTGGACTCACAGCGGGGATCAGCATCGGCAGCAGCGAGCTCGGCGCAGGCAGTCGGAATCGTCGTCGGCGTCGGGGCTGTCGTGCTCCTGGGCCTTGGACTCGGGGCCTCCTATGCGCTCCTGGCTGCGATCATCACGGTTGTCGGGGTCGGCACCGCATTCCTTCTGCCCGATCCCGCTCCCGACCACCCGAGGATCCTCGCTCTGCATGAGGGACGGGAGCCGATCTCCCGGGCGCGGATCTCCTCTCTGCTCGATCACAATTTCAAGTGGCTGCTCGTCTCGCGGTTCGTCGTCAATGTGGGCAACGCATTTGGGACCTCGCTGCTGCTCTTCTTCCTCATCTACGGAATCGGAGTTCCTGCAGACAGCGCCGAGGACAAACTGCTCGTCCTCATCGTCATCTACACGATTTTCGTCGTCATCTCCTCGATCGTGCTGGGGACCATCTCGGATCGTTCGGGGAATCGTCGCTTCTGGACGATCACCTCGGCGTTGGTGCAAGCCTGTTCGGGTGTCATCATTCTCGTTAGCCCGGAGTTCCTCACCACTGCCATTGCGGCTGCCGTGATGGGAACCGGCTATGGAGCGTACATGGCGGTCAGCCTGGCATTCGCCACCGACCTGCTGCTCGATCCCGATGATCACGCACGCGATCTGAGCATGGTCAACAATTCCGCAGCGCTGGGACAGCTGGTCGGACCGCTGCTGGGAGCGGGACTCGTGGCCCTCGTCGGAGGGTTCTGGCTGCTCTTCGCCGCGGCAGCGTGTGTCTCAATCCTCGGTGCGGTGATGACGCTGACGGTACGCCCGAAGACCCTCCCGGTGCGCTGA
- a CDS encoding YdeI/OmpD-associated family protein — translation MSTKKSTPTAIEFSAQLEVINDRPILRLPAEASAELPSRGQVAARGTAGGVDFTTVVEPDGMRGHWINVTDELSAALNAEVDGSVEVSLTPTKEWPETSIPDDFGAALDDAPELTEVWASLTPMARWEWVRWIQATKNADTRARRVEVAISKLESGKRRPCCFDLASCTDPELAKSGKLLGIS, via the coding sequence ATGAGCACGAAGAAGAGCACGCCCACGGCCATCGAGTTCTCCGCACAGCTGGAGGTCATCAATGACAGACCGATCCTGCGCCTGCCCGCCGAGGCCAGCGCGGAGCTGCCCTCCCGCGGGCAGGTAGCAGCTCGGGGCACGGCTGGAGGTGTGGACTTCACTACCGTGGTCGAGCCCGACGGCATGCGCGGGCATTGGATCAATGTCACCGACGAGCTGTCTGCAGCGCTGAATGCCGAGGTGGACGGTTCGGTGGAAGTGTCGCTGACTCCCACGAAGGAATGGCCGGAGACCTCGATTCCCGATGACTTCGGCGCAGCCCTCGATGACGCACCCGAACTCACCGAGGTCTGGGCAAGCCTGACGCCGATGGCACGGTGGGAATGGGTGAGGTGGATTCAGGCGACGAAGAACGCTGATACCCGTGCCCGCCGCGTCGAAGTTGCGATCTCGAAGCTGGAGTCAGGGAAACGACGTCCCTGCTGCTTCGATCTGGCATCCTGCACCGATCCTGAACTCGCGAAGAGCGGGAAGCTCCTCGGCATCTCCTGA
- a CDS encoding 3-hydroxyacyl-CoA dehydrogenase NAD-binding domain-containing protein, which produces MSAVLTAPSYPDVESITTVTCIGAGTIGGGWAAYFLAQGFTVKVWDPAPDAAEKLTRLIDAAWPALAELDMVAGADKDAWTVHTDLAEAVAGTGFVQESAPENLELKRSLLASIDAVCDEHVVIGSSTSGYSMTEMALDAEHPERLVVGHPFNPPYLIPLVEVVGGESTAVEAVDWAADFYTRVGKSVIRMDHEVPGFIANRLQEAQWREALHMIDHGEATVEQIDRSITDGPGLRWPFQGPMLTFHLAGGEGGMAHMLDHFGPSLKSPWTRLEAPELTQKLRDDVVAGCDVAAGDSTIPDLIATRDAGIIALRRLTGDLESTRETQTRTTSASNIAAEAVHQDTASPGNSEPGELDDYRTQVIAEWIDYNGHMSEAFYVLVFGFATDQVMDQIGLDQAYRAAHSTSLYTVESHIRYLDEVSLGQQLQVTPTLVAAGAKKLYLAYEMRVEGRLVATEEIVALHVDQNSGTTVPFPAEVSERIGQIRYASPDWVGAQLR; this is translated from the coding sequence GTGAGCGCCGTGCTCACTGCTCCGTCCTATCCAGACGTCGAGTCGATCACGACTGTCACCTGCATCGGAGCCGGCACCATCGGCGGGGGCTGGGCAGCGTACTTTCTCGCTCAGGGGTTCACCGTCAAGGTCTGGGACCCGGCACCGGATGCGGCCGAGAAGCTGACCCGCCTCATCGACGCGGCATGGCCTGCGCTGGCCGAACTCGACATGGTCGCGGGTGCTGACAAGGACGCCTGGACGGTGCACACCGACCTCGCCGAGGCGGTCGCCGGGACCGGATTCGTCCAGGAGTCCGCCCCGGAGAACCTCGAACTCAAACGCAGTCTCCTCGCCAGTATCGATGCTGTGTGTGACGAACATGTGGTCATCGGCTCCTCCACGTCGGGCTACAGTATGACCGAGATGGCACTCGATGCCGAGCATCCCGAGCGCCTGGTTGTCGGGCATCCGTTCAATCCTCCCTACCTCATCCCGCTCGTCGAAGTCGTCGGCGGAGAGTCCACGGCTGTCGAAGCCGTCGATTGGGCGGCCGACTTCTACACTCGCGTCGGGAAGTCCGTCATCAGAATGGACCACGAGGTCCCCGGCTTCATCGCCAACCGCCTCCAAGAGGCGCAATGGCGAGAGGCTCTGCATATGATCGACCACGGTGAGGCGACGGTCGAACAGATCGACCGTTCCATCACCGACGGTCCCGGTCTCCGCTGGCCTTTCCAGGGCCCGATGCTGACCTTCCACCTTGCCGGCGGTGAGGGCGGGATGGCGCACATGCTCGACCACTTCGGTCCTTCGCTGAAGTCCCCGTGGACGCGGCTAGAGGCCCCGGAGCTCACCCAGAAGCTGCGTGACGATGTTGTGGCCGGTTGTGATGTGGCTGCAGGAGACAGCACCATTCCCGACCTCATCGCCACGCGGGATGCAGGCATCATCGCATTGCGCAGGCTCACCGGCGACCTCGAGTCCACGCGGGAAACCCAGACCCGAACCACCTCGGCGAGCAACATCGCGGCAGAAGCAGTGCACCAGGATACGGCTTCTCCTGGGAACAGCGAGCCGGGCGAGCTTGATGACTATCGGACCCAGGTCATCGCCGAGTGGATTGACTACAACGGCCACATGTCCGAGGCCTTCTACGTCCTGGTCTTCGGTTTTGCCACCGACCAGGTCATGGACCAGATCGGTCTCGACCAGGCATACCGGGCGGCACACTCCACCTCGCTCTACACCGTCGAATCCCACATCCGCTATCTCGACGAGGTCAGTCTCGGCCAGCAGCTGCAGGTCACGCCCACTCTCGTCGCGGCGGGGGCGAAGAAGCTTTACCTGGCCTATGAAATGCGAGTCGAGGGGCGGCTCGTGGCCACTGAGGAGATCGTTGCCCTACATGTGGACCAGAACTCGGGCACGACCGTCCCCTTCCCTGCAGAGGTGAGCGAACGCATCGGACAGATTCGATACGCGTCGCCCGACTGGGTTGGCGCACAGCTGAGATGA
- a CDS encoding BKACE family enzyme, which produces MNRKVILTCAVTGAGDTANKSEHVPVTPQEIADDAIAAARAGASVVHIHVRDLDTKQGSREVAHYREVVRLIRASDVDPVINLTAGMGGDLVVDPQDPTTHMPGTDLVNALERLPHVEELLPEICTLDCGSLNFGDGSNIYVSTPDMLREGSKKIQTLGVRPELEIFDTGNLWFANVLVEEGLIDPPPLYQLCMGVPYGAPVDAGLLTAMVNMLPTGAQFTSFAIGRNQLPWVAQSVLAGGHARVGLEDNLYLAKGVKATNASLTERAVDIIEGLGADVATPDEARQILDLRVQTPMVTGLDL; this is translated from the coding sequence ATGAATCGCAAGGTCATTCTCACCTGCGCCGTCACCGGCGCCGGCGATACAGCGAACAAGAGCGAACACGTCCCGGTCACACCGCAGGAGATCGCCGACGATGCGATCGCCGCAGCACGAGCTGGTGCCTCTGTGGTGCACATCCATGTCCGCGACCTCGACACCAAGCAGGGTTCCCGCGAGGTCGCCCACTATCGGGAAGTCGTCCGCCTCATCCGCGCCTCCGATGTCGATCCCGTCATCAACCTCACCGCAGGCATGGGCGGAGACCTGGTCGTCGACCCTCAGGATCCGACGACGCATATGCCGGGCACCGACCTCGTCAATGCTCTGGAGAGACTCCCTCATGTCGAGGAGCTTCTGCCGGAGATCTGCACTCTCGACTGCGGCTCGCTGAATTTCGGTGACGGATCCAATATCTACGTATCCACACCCGACATGCTGCGCGAAGGGTCAAAGAAGATCCAGACCTTGGGGGTCCGACCCGAGCTTGAGATCTTCGACACCGGCAACCTGTGGTTCGCCAACGTGCTCGTCGAAGAGGGACTCATCGACCCGCCGCCGCTCTACCAGCTGTGCATGGGAGTCCCATACGGTGCACCGGTCGATGCCGGACTGCTGACGGCGATGGTGAACATGCTCCCGACAGGTGCCCAGTTCACGTCCTTCGCCATCGGTCGCAACCAGCTGCCGTGGGTGGCCCAATCCGTGCTCGCCGGAGGCCATGCTCGGGTCGGGCTCGAGGACAACCTGTACCTGGCCAAAGGGGTCAAGGCCACCAATGCGTCACTGACCGAACGCGCCGTCGACATCATCGAGGGCCTGGGCGCCGACGTCGCCACACCTGACGAGGCTCGCCAGATCCTTGATCTGCGCGTACAGACGCCGATGGTGACAGGACTCGACCTGTGA
- a CDS encoding TetR family transcriptional regulator C-terminal domain-containing protein: MTDRIEPNSRDGGDTAQRAKEALRASELSQRHVAASIGIDETKLSKSLSGRRRFGTSELLSFATATGVTVKWLLGDESQVSATPLRFQAESDQTLTPSLDSSPRRLIVETAWDLFARHGYETVRIADIAEAAGVSNASIHYYFNGKSDLFDAALGYSVKLAFDRQIAWLGEIPSPHRRLERLLELQSPIGRTARSEWSIWLQTWARLGLEDPYSSDYPAHYERWSQTVRSTIEAGQSEGLFRPGDSAAMTDELTALLDGLGVKVLTGIMDVATFRRRVSSYLKRAIVKPNPDEESL, encoded by the coding sequence ATGACGGATCGCATTGAGCCCAACAGCAGGGACGGCGGGGACACTGCACAGCGGGCCAAAGAAGCACTGCGCGCCAGTGAACTGTCTCAGCGACATGTGGCCGCAAGCATCGGAATCGACGAGACCAAACTGTCGAAGTCCCTGTCTGGTCGACGCAGATTCGGCACCTCGGAGCTCCTCAGCTTCGCCACCGCAACCGGGGTGACAGTCAAGTGGCTGCTCGGTGACGAATCACAGGTGTCCGCGACTCCCCTGCGCTTTCAAGCGGAATCAGACCAGACCCTGACACCGTCATTGGATTCCTCGCCACGCAGACTCATCGTCGAGACCGCCTGGGACCTGTTCGCCCGCCACGGCTACGAAACCGTGCGAATCGCGGACATTGCCGAAGCCGCGGGTGTTTCGAATGCGAGCATCCACTACTACTTCAATGGCAAGTCCGACCTCTTTGACGCAGCACTCGGATACTCAGTCAAACTCGCCTTCGATCGGCAGATCGCGTGGCTCGGCGAGATCCCCAGCCCGCATCGCCGGCTCGAACGCCTGCTCGAACTGCAGTCGCCCATCGGCCGCACCGCACGAAGCGAGTGGTCCATCTGGCTCCAGACCTGGGCCAGGCTCGGCCTTGAAGACCCCTACAGCTCCGATTATCCGGCGCACTACGAACGCTGGTCGCAGACCGTTCGCTCCACCATCGAAGCAGGTCAGTCGGAGGGGCTCTTCCGTCCCGGCGACAGTGCCGCTATGACCGATGAGCTCACCGCACTGCTCGACGGACTCGGAGTCAAAGTACTCACCGGAATCATGGATGTCGCCACATTCCGACGCCGTGTCTCCAGTTATCTCAAACGCGCAATCGTCAAACCCAACCCTGATGAGGAGTCATTATGA